The following are encoded in a window of Litoribacterium kuwaitense genomic DNA:
- a CDS encoding GNAT family N-acetyltransferase, which yields MNIWEGKKVRLRSMEPEDWQVFHENDRDSEAARAAHMIYFPRSAAGTKAWSEQQATQDAEGDNKMLVIETVEGVVVGNINSHSCDPRQGVMKYGLGVFAEHRQQGYASEAIRLLLRYYFEELRYEKCVAHVYAFNTASCLLHERLGFTKEGVLRSMIYTEGKRYDEYIYGMLREEFQGDFA from the coding sequence TTGAATATTTGGGAAGGAAAGAAAGTCCGTTTACGATCGATGGAGCCTGAGGATTGGCAGGTTTTTCATGAGAACGACCGAGATTCCGAAGCGGCACGCGCGGCCCATATGATTTATTTTCCTAGGTCAGCAGCTGGAACGAAGGCGTGGTCGGAACAACAGGCCACACAAGATGCAGAGGGAGACAATAAGATGCTCGTGATCGAAACGGTCGAGGGTGTCGTGGTCGGAAACATTAATTCCCATTCGTGCGATCCGAGGCAAGGTGTGATGAAATACGGCCTTGGCGTGTTTGCCGAGCATAGACAACAAGGCTACGCGAGCGAAGCGATTCGGCTATTATTACGGTACTATTTTGAAGAGTTGCGCTATGAGAAATGCGTTGCCCACGTTTACGCCTTTAATACAGCCTCTTGTCTTTTGCATGAGCGCCTCGGTTTTACGAAGGAAGGCGTGCTGCGTAGCATGATTTACACAGAAGGAAAGCGATATGATGAATATATTTACGGAATGCTACGAGAGGAATTTCAAGGGGATTTTGCATAA
- a CDS encoding helix-turn-helix domain-containing protein encodes MALKNVKDPLFYKYLLSYIFVLGLPIIIIWFTLFSDTLHKIEDLGAEANRKMISQLSERIDTEFSDMMKISSKLSYFTGLYRASPVESTRSLENRSLLNSVINSEFIDELIIYNFNKETLISDKTSYHMEIFASTYDFSQWTAGDVFAEMQQVTKPQLSVVHKVDPSGEKVKQFVYFVPIPINAVYPQGIAMFMIQESAITQLLQTTTNQQGNAFMTNASGKVLTSLNPVDALSTYAFDQLSSLENKTEAQFKYNDINYQAFLETSSFNGYHYVTIIPQEELMKDVHQIRDRGVIVLILILVIGSIIIFMLMKMNFIPLKELIKYAESKWGYVQANSSKGIGKIHDALQRADQLGTEMKEKLEKTKPALRQQMLGDLLRGMFDDVDTFNEAGKEIDIRLDCHPVEVAVIALPDVLESKSSILSKLESAGRSLPIQSIYVVSLIEQSRLAVIMQTGDKVKINKHFWTQFHEGIVEQLGVVPTIGVGRSSSELKQVPMSYLEASSALNEASRSGQEAEQVMMFESMSSLEDEQPQDHLHLDVDELRQLLLTGKISEARAFVSEYINLIMNEGSTLFRATCQCFDVLNTVRRTLYDMPGINQQFVKFPDIISLAQIDTIKELGNEVFLVVDDTLKQIESVISDDLEADMLKTVTRYLQDRMMDANFSIQTMAEELSWSPSHLRRKFKDMTGMTISNYVNELRMNKAKELLVETDQPVYEIVKRVGYNDVSSFIRKFKQESKMTPGEYRKAERMRNM; translated from the coding sequence ATGGCATTAAAAAACGTTAAGGACCCTTTATTTTATAAATATCTTCTATCATACATTTTCGTTTTAGGCTTGCCAATCATTATTATTTGGTTCACGTTATTTTCAGATACCCTTCATAAGATAGAGGATTTAGGTGCCGAAGCGAACCGAAAGATGATTTCACAGCTTTCGGAAAGGATTGATACAGAGTTTAGCGACATGATGAAAATATCAAGTAAACTGTCCTACTTCACCGGGTTATATCGTGCGTCTCCTGTTGAGTCAACGCGGAGTCTTGAAAATCGCAGTTTGTTAAATTCGGTCATTAATTCTGAATTTATCGATGAGTTAATTATATATAACTTCAATAAAGAAACGCTGATATCAGACAAAACGTCATACCATATGGAGATATTTGCGAGCACTTATGATTTTTCGCAATGGACAGCTGGTGATGTGTTTGCTGAAATGCAACAGGTGACAAAACCGCAACTATCTGTTGTCCACAAGGTAGATCCAAGTGGAGAAAAAGTAAAGCAATTCGTCTACTTTGTTCCAATTCCCATTAATGCAGTGTATCCACAAGGTATCGCAATGTTCATGATTCAAGAAAGCGCCATCACGCAATTACTGCAAACGACGACAAACCAACAAGGGAATGCATTTATGACAAATGCGTCAGGGAAAGTTTTGACTTCATTAAATCCAGTGGACGCTTTATCTACATACGCTTTTGACCAGCTAAGCTCTTTAGAGAACAAAACAGAGGCGCAGTTCAAGTATAACGATATTAACTATCAAGCATTTTTGGAAACATCTTCGTTTAATGGCTATCATTATGTAACCATTATCCCTCAAGAAGAACTGATGAAGGATGTTCATCAAATTAGAGATCGGGGAGTGATCGTACTCATCCTCATCCTGGTCATCGGGTCAATCATCATCTTTATGTTAATGAAAATGAATTTTATTCCATTAAAAGAACTAATTAAGTATGCTGAATCAAAGTGGGGGTATGTGCAGGCCAATTCGTCGAAAGGCATTGGGAAGATACATGATGCTTTGCAACGGGCGGACCAATTGGGAACTGAGATGAAGGAAAAATTAGAGAAAACAAAACCAGCATTAAGGCAGCAAATGCTAGGTGATCTCTTAAGAGGCATGTTTGATGATGTTGATACTTTTAATGAAGCGGGAAAAGAGATTGACATCCGGCTAGACTGTCATCCGGTTGAGGTGGCTGTCATTGCACTTCCCGATGTCCTAGAAAGTAAGTCATCCATCTTATCCAAGCTTGAAAGCGCCGGTCGTTCTTTGCCGATACAATCTATTTATGTAGTCAGCTTGATTGAACAAAGTCGCCTAGCGGTCATTATGCAGACTGGGGACAAGGTAAAGATCAACAAGCACTTTTGGACACAGTTTCATGAGGGGATTGTGGAACAGCTTGGTGTTGTTCCGACCATCGGTGTAGGAAGATCAAGCAGCGAGTTGAAGCAAGTACCAATGTCATATTTAGAAGCATCGTCTGCCCTGAATGAAGCAAGTAGGTCTGGCCAAGAGGCGGAACAAGTGATGATGTTTGAAAGCATGTCATCATTAGAAGATGAACAGCCTCAAGACCATCTTCACCTTGATGTAGACGAGCTAAGGCAGCTTTTGCTCACGGGAAAGATTTCCGAAGCAAGGGCATTCGTATCTGAGTATATCAACTTAATTATGAACGAAGGCAGTACGTTGTTTAGAGCGACCTGTCAGTGCTTTGATGTGTTGAACACGGTAAGACGAACACTTTATGACATGCCAGGAATTAACCAACAGTTTGTAAAGTTCCCTGACATTATCTCCTTAGCGCAAATTGATACGATTAAAGAGCTCGGCAATGAAGTTTTTTTAGTCGTTGACGATACTTTAAAACAAATAGAGAGTGTGATCAGTGACGACCTTGAAGCGGATATGTTAAAAACGGTCACTCGATATTTGCAGGATCGGATGATGGACGCCAATTTTTCCATTCAAACAATGGCTGAAGAACTTTCATGGTCACCATCTCATTTGCGAAGAAAATTTAAAGATATGACAGGCATGACGATTTCCAATTACGTAAATGAATTAAGAATGAACAAGGCAAAAGAGCTACTCGTTGAAACAGATCAACCAGTTTATGAGATCGTCAAGAGAGTTGGCTATAATGATGTTTCAAGTTTTATACGAAAGTTTAAGCAAGAATCAAAGATGACACCAGGCGAATATCGAAAAGCAGAGCGGATGAGAAATATGTAA
- a CDS encoding ABC transporter permease, with product MLARDLYIKRRSVWRKEQKTLIRSMVDWVIALYLIIPAIVAMSFGWVNMYISPPAALTNLPLWVFALLFALLAWPTSFRSYFADADALFIARQQGILQQLLDIGTRRMVYFEFVRLLAIWFILLPLWHFQPLPNLAFLLSFLLSFKVYRMAWSGQTRTWRWIGLIFFVPLLLLLFTGWIWVATAIVLLVGIIISRRDLTVTVEKLGYNHWLDIENRLATRFVRLIFWGAKNAFSESLRPPKPSKVLSRIPLHNMRANTPHGLLFIVFTRWLLRHIHLILPVLVILGLGFIGTLISPMWIAIVLTIAVTLIVAQYIHSLWSYFFSQSFLQLFPWPAEVKMPAHDRVITPIVSFVFIVMAGGVVVRLLL from the coding sequence ATGCTCGCTCGTGACCTTTATATAAAGAGACGATCGGTCTGGAGAAAAGAGCAAAAAACATTGATTCGATCGATGGTGGACTGGGTGATTGCGCTTTATCTCATTATTCCAGCGATAGTTGCCATGAGCTTTGGCTGGGTGAACATGTATATTTCACCGCCAGCAGCCTTGACCAATCTTCCCTTATGGGTATTTGCGCTTCTTTTCGCCTTGCTCGCGTGGCCGACGAGCTTTCGATCATATTTTGCCGATGCTGATGCCTTATTCATCGCCAGACAGCAAGGCATTCTTCAACAGCTTTTAGATATCGGGACACGACGTATGGTATACTTTGAGTTCGTGCGTCTTTTAGCCATATGGTTCATTTTGCTCCCATTGTGGCACTTTCAGCCTTTACCGAACCTCGCCTTCTTGCTTTCTTTTTTGCTTTCCTTTAAAGTATATCGGATGGCTTGGAGCGGCCAAACGCGAACATGGCGTTGGATCGGTCTCATCTTTTTTGTTCCACTTCTATTGTTACTGTTTACAGGGTGGATTTGGGTTGCTACCGCGATTGTGCTTTTGGTTGGAATCATCATAAGCAGGAGGGACCTTACAGTGACTGTGGAAAAGTTAGGATATAACCATTGGCTAGATATAGAAAATCGGCTTGCTACGCGCTTTGTTCGGTTGATTTTCTGGGGAGCAAAAAATGCCTTTAGCGAATCCTTACGTCCACCGAAACCAAGCAAAGTTTTAAGCCGCATCCCGTTACACAATATGAGGGCGAATACGCCACATGGTCTGCTTTTCATCGTATTTACACGGTGGCTGTTGCGGCATATCCATCTCATTCTTCCTGTACTTGTCATTTTAGGTCTAGGCTTCATTGGCACATTGATCTCACCTATGTGGATTGCTATTGTCCTTACCATTGCAGTGACTTTAATTGTCGCCCAGTACATTCACTCTCTTTGGTCTTACTTCTTTTCCCAAAGTTTTCTGCAATTGTTTCCATGGCCTGCTGAAGTCAAAATGCCAGCACACGACCGTGTGATCACACCAATCGTTTCTTTTGTCTTCATCGTTATGGCCGGTGGCGTAGTAGTACGGCTCCTGCTTTAA
- a CDS encoding carbohydrate ABC transporter permease, translating into MSVFSSLGKAFVNGLLLIFSLSAIFPIVWMIYSSFKTQQEFTLNILALPEKWNFSNYVEAFKVGNLHQYFFNSVYNSVISVVLIILLGFVIAYMIARFDFPGKRTIYILFLFGMLIPIHGLLVPVFIEFRNLGLLNQPITLIMPYVAFGLPIVIFLFESYIKQIPREIDEAAIMDGCNTFQIIFRVVFPVATPVISTAIILSFLTAWNEFPFALVLIQNAELRTLPVGLTNFNGQYTVNYPQMMAAMSVTVLPVLVIYLAFYKKIIQGMTAGAVKG; encoded by the coding sequence ATGAGCGTCTTTTCGTCATTGGGGAAAGCGTTTGTCAACGGACTGTTGTTAATTTTTTCGCTATCGGCGATCTTTCCTATTGTTTGGATGATTTATTCGTCTTTTAAAACACAGCAAGAGTTTACATTGAATATTTTAGCCCTGCCGGAGAAATGGAATTTTTCTAATTATGTTGAGGCATTCAAAGTTGGCAATCTGCATCAATATTTCTTTAATAGTGTGTATAATAGCGTGATTTCGGTTGTGCTCATTATATTATTAGGTTTTGTGATTGCTTATATGATCGCGAGGTTCGACTTTCCAGGGAAACGAACAATTTATATTCTATTTCTGTTCGGTATGCTGATTCCAATTCACGGCTTGCTCGTTCCGGTTTTTATAGAGTTTCGTAATTTAGGGCTACTAAACCAGCCGATTACATTAATCATGCCATATGTGGCATTTGGCTTACCAATAGTCATCTTTTTATTCGAATCATATATCAAACAAATCCCACGTGAAATTGATGAGGCTGCGATTATGGATGGCTGTAATACGTTTCAAATTATTTTTCGTGTGGTGTTTCCAGTTGCTACCCCTGTTATTTCGACAGCGATCATACTGAGCTTCTTAACGGCTTGGAATGAATTTCCTTTTGCGTTAGTGCTCATCCAAAATGCTGAATTACGTACTTTACCAGTAGGGCTAACGAACTTTAATGGTCAGTATACGGTTAATTATCCACAAATGATGGCAGCTATGTCTGTAACGGTTTTACCAGTCTTAGTTATTTACTTAGCTTTTTATAAGAAAATCATTCAAGGAATGACCGCAGGAGCGGTTAAAGGATAG
- a CDS encoding DEAD/DEAH box helicase — MKLLTVCLDAQLDSQHRLILQCSQPESKTFSYTWHSLLFSKHPGSFYGAATTISHDGRSISLDPSTAIDFLQTRDKPSTLNIQKTDAYDRLEHDAKVIQALLQGENLESAKVTPSHWAWYDAVIRLQNKRNTFSPVQNEQTSNQMMPFQLGVRLYEPDAKLSWRLEVVACDKKTQNMITPLNASIEDVPASWQSWWHATYLKLALRELPDHLHLPRSFETLELDEKEAVEFLTFTSPQLLSADIPVFFPSDWRGARPPQFGIQVSPYVQEDTVKADSYFHFDWTLSVEEGAMDEEAFRQLLEEGHRLFKWGDEWLLMDPTDLQAIQRRLTFLQSKGLSLADLVAGKVYTSDQTDGEEELDIMLDPSTPEKYRSLIHQLRHRSSPEVTIPDEFQGKLRPYQKEGVDWLVQLKSWGLGGCLADDMGLGKTVQISAFLAYIAKQSTTKAPFLLVVPTSLLSHWVSELDKFVPFLSIYTHHGQHRLKDEHATTEILSHQVIITTYGVVVQDYHWLKDIQWEIVCVDEAQHIKNAQTRQSRAVKALQSQQKVALTGTPVENRLREMWALMDLVNPGYLGSRVQFHERFVLPYEKNDDLERLQTLKALISPFLLRRTKAELPELSLPGKHENTVMCKLSPIQATLYQQWADYALQTVRQESGIRRRGVILAMITKLKQICDHPGLVQPSYKRLDEGLSLKMDEARKLLADIYAAGQSTIIFTQFKSMGELLQQMLLEHWQKHVPFLSGSVPAHQRAKMIQSFQKGECPAMILSLRAGGTGLNLTRASHVIHYDRWWNPAVESQATDRAHRIGQTNDVHVHRLLVQGTLEERINEVIERKKRLQDELLSSDQWLSELSDEDFEQLLY, encoded by the coding sequence ATGAAATTACTGACCGTGTGTCTAGATGCTCAACTGGACTCACAGCACCGTCTCATTCTTCAGTGCTCTCAGCCTGAATCCAAAACGTTTTCATATACATGGCATTCGTTGCTTTTTTCCAAGCATCCCGGTTCATTTTACGGCGCAGCCACTACAATATCACACGATGGTCGGAGCATTTCTTTAGACCCATCGACAGCGATTGATTTTCTCCAAACACGTGACAAGCCGTCTACACTTAACATCCAAAAAACTGATGCATACGACCGCCTAGAGCATGATGCAAAGGTCATTCAGGCTCTTTTGCAAGGAGAAAACCTTGAATCTGCAAAAGTAACCCCTTCTCATTGGGCTTGGTATGATGCCGTGATTCGCTTACAAAACAAGCGGAACACATTCTCACCTGTGCAAAACGAACAGACTTCAAACCAAATGATGCCTTTTCAGCTTGGCGTCCGCTTATATGAACCCGATGCAAAATTGTCTTGGCGGTTAGAGGTGGTGGCATGCGATAAAAAAACGCAAAACATGATCACCCCTTTAAACGCTTCGATCGAGGACGTCCCAGCGTCTTGGCAGAGCTGGTGGCATGCGACGTATTTAAAGCTCGCTCTCCGAGAACTGCCTGACCATCTTCACCTACCGAGGTCGTTTGAGACACTTGAGCTTGATGAAAAAGAAGCCGTCGAGTTCCTGACATTCACGAGCCCACAATTGCTTTCTGCTGATATTCCTGTATTTTTTCCCTCTGATTGGCGCGGGGCACGCCCTCCGCAATTCGGTATTCAAGTATCTCCGTACGTACAAGAAGATACCGTCAAAGCTGACTCGTATTTTCATTTCGACTGGACGCTGTCTGTTGAAGAGGGGGCAATGGATGAAGAAGCATTCCGCCAGCTTTTGGAGGAAGGGCACCGGTTGTTCAAATGGGGGGACGAATGGCTGTTAATGGACCCTACAGATTTGCAAGCAATTCAAAGACGACTCACATTCTTGCAATCTAAAGGGCTATCGCTAGCGGATTTGGTCGCTGGCAAGGTGTACACGTCAGATCAGACAGACGGAGAAGAAGAATTAGATATTATGCTTGATCCAAGCACGCCGGAAAAGTATCGTTCTCTCATCCATCAGCTGCGTCATCGTTCATCTCCTGAAGTGACGATTCCTGATGAATTTCAAGGCAAGCTTCGTCCGTATCAAAAAGAAGGAGTCGATTGGCTCGTGCAGCTGAAGTCGTGGGGGCTTGGCGGCTGCCTAGCTGATGATATGGGCCTCGGAAAAACGGTACAAATATCCGCATTTCTAGCGTATATTGCTAAACAAAGCACTACAAAGGCACCTTTTCTACTCGTCGTACCTACGTCGCTCCTCAGCCATTGGGTGTCGGAGTTGGATAAATTTGTACCCTTTTTATCGATTTATACCCATCACGGACAGCACCGACTGAAAGACGAGCATGCGACCACGGAGATTTTATCGCACCAAGTCATAATTACGACATACGGTGTTGTCGTCCAAGATTATCACTGGCTGAAAGACATTCAGTGGGAGATCGTCTGCGTCGATGAGGCACAGCATATTAAAAATGCCCAAACCCGCCAGTCAAGGGCAGTAAAAGCATTACAAAGTCAGCAGAAGGTTGCTTTGACTGGCACCCCTGTTGAAAATCGTCTGCGGGAAATGTGGGCTCTGATGGACTTAGTCAACCCAGGTTATTTAGGGTCACGCGTACAGTTTCATGAGCGCTTCGTCCTTCCTTATGAAAAAAATGACGACCTCGAGCGCCTGCAAACATTAAAGGCGCTCATCTCCCCTTTCTTGCTCAGGCGCACGAAGGCGGAGCTTCCTGAGCTATCATTGCCTGGTAAACACGAAAATACAGTCATGTGCAAACTCTCGCCCATTCAAGCGACCTTGTATCAACAGTGGGCGGATTATGCACTGCAAACCGTTAGGCAAGAGTCTGGCATTCGACGTAGAGGCGTCATTTTAGCGATGATTACAAAGCTAAAACAAATTTGTGACCATCCTGGACTTGTGCAACCGTCATATAAACGATTAGATGAGGGACTTTCATTAAAAATGGATGAAGCACGAAAGTTACTCGCGGATATTTACGCAGCTGGTCAGTCGACAATCATTTTCACACAATTTAAATCAATGGGAGAGCTGCTTCAACAAATGCTGCTTGAGCATTGGCAAAAGCATGTCCCATTTCTCTCTGGGTCTGTTCCCGCTCACCAAAGAGCAAAAATGATTCAGTCCTTCCAAAAAGGCGAATGCCCCGCAATGATTTTATCGCTTAGAGCAGGCGGGACAGGGTTGAACTTAACGAGAGCGAGCCACGTTATTCATTACGATCGCTGGTGGAATCCTGCTGTTGAGAGCCAGGCCACAGATCGTGCCCATCGCATTGGACAAACAAATGACGTACACGTGCATCGGTTACTCGTTCAAGGGACACTCGAAGAACGGATTAATGAAGTGATCGAGCGTAAAAAACGCCTACAAGATGAACTGCTCTCTTCTGACCAATGGTTAAGTGAATTATCAGATGAAGATTTTGAACAACTGTTATATTAA
- a CDS encoding DNA topoisomerase III, which yields MKSLILAEKPSVAKEIARVLGCQQKNKNYIEGSNYVVTWALGHLVELKTPEDYDKRYQTWRMDDLPIMPKEMKKKIIPGSKAQFFAIKKLAERKDLKELIIATDAGREGELVARWIMEMVHWKKPFKRLWISSQTDQAIKQGFKQLKNGRDFDRLYQSAVCRSEADWLVGLNISRALTTKYDEPLSAGRVQTPTLASVYERDKAIQAFKPKEYWTVSATIGQVDAQWDSEKGPRLFDKAQAEAIQTEVTNQEGKVISVRKKTVSDQPPLPYDLTELQRDANQRFNYSAKKTLNVLQTLYERYKVVTYPRTDSKYLSSDLVPTLAGKLKAIEGHYKDEVRPVRAKPNVSKRAVNDSKVTDHHAIIVTEERANLAAMQQDERNIYDLVARRFIALFHGPAKAETVKATLKVGKHTFQASGRKEIDAGYKQVFGKGNDEEENPAVAKLSEGQTLAVTHVRLKSCLTEAPKKFSEADLLATMDKYGLGTPATRADIIEKLIKSDSMELTNHRLTVTKKGKQLLDLVDDELTSPELTASWEKELEAIARGKGNATAFMANIREKTKTLVTNVRNSDKTYVAHNLTGSKCPECGSLLKERNGRNGKMLVCSSRECSYRRQKDPMLSNRRCPQCKKKMEMHNGKAGRYFQCKRCNVVEKAEDKKKKVNKREEKKLLNQYKKEEPLGNSLADALKQAMKDKE from the coding sequence ATGAAATCACTTATTTTAGCGGAAAAGCCGAGTGTGGCAAAAGAGATTGCCCGTGTGCTTGGCTGTCAGCAAAAGAATAAAAATTATATCGAAGGCTCGAACTACGTTGTCACGTGGGCACTCGGTCATTTGGTTGAGTTAAAAACCCCTGAAGATTATGATAAACGATACCAGACGTGGCGTATGGACGATTTGCCGATTATGCCAAAAGAAATGAAGAAAAAAATTATCCCTGGCTCTAAAGCGCAGTTTTTTGCCATTAAAAAGTTAGCCGAACGGAAGGATTTAAAAGAACTCATCATCGCCACTGATGCGGGGCGCGAAGGGGAGCTTGTTGCCCGCTGGATTATGGAAATGGTTCACTGGAAAAAGCCTTTTAAGCGGCTGTGGATTTCTTCGCAAACCGACCAAGCGATTAAGCAAGGCTTTAAACAGTTAAAAAATGGTCGCGATTTTGATCGTCTTTATCAATCGGCTGTGTGCCGTTCTGAGGCAGATTGGCTCGTTGGCTTGAATATTTCGCGAGCGCTGACGACGAAATATGATGAGCCGCTGTCCGCTGGACGTGTGCAAACGCCGACGTTGGCGTCTGTGTATGAGCGCGACAAAGCCATTCAAGCGTTTAAGCCAAAAGAGTATTGGACAGTTTCGGCAACAATAGGGCAAGTCGATGCGCAATGGGATAGCGAGAAAGGACCGCGCTTGTTTGATAAAGCGCAAGCTGAAGCGATTCAAACTGAGGTGACGAATCAAGAAGGAAAGGTCATTTCCGTCCGTAAAAAGACGGTTTCCGATCAGCCGCCATTGCCTTATGATTTAACTGAGCTGCAGCGTGATGCGAATCAACGGTTTAATTATTCAGCTAAGAAAACGTTAAATGTGCTGCAGACGCTCTATGAACGTTATAAAGTCGTCACGTATCCCCGAACAGATTCTAAATACTTGTCCTCTGATCTCGTTCCGACGTTAGCCGGCAAGCTGAAAGCAATCGAAGGCCATTACAAAGACGAGGTGCGCCCAGTACGCGCAAAGCCGAACGTTTCTAAACGGGCTGTGAACGACAGCAAGGTTACCGATCACCACGCGATCATCGTAACAGAAGAACGCGCCAATCTAGCAGCGATGCAACAAGATGAACGAAACATTTATGACCTCGTCGCACGTCGCTTCATCGCCTTATTTCACGGACCAGCCAAGGCGGAAACAGTGAAGGCGACCTTAAAGGTTGGGAAGCACACGTTTCAAGCATCCGGCCGGAAAGAAATTGATGCAGGCTATAAACAAGTGTTCGGCAAAGGTAATGACGAGGAAGAAAACCCCGCCGTCGCGAAGCTGTCGGAAGGACAGACCCTCGCTGTGACGCACGTGCGTTTAAAATCGTGCTTGACTGAGGCACCGAAAAAGTTTAGTGAGGCTGACTTGTTAGCGACAATGGACAAATACGGATTAGGCACGCCAGCGACTCGCGCCGACATTATCGAAAAATTAATTAAAAGTGACTCGATGGAGTTAACGAATCATCGGTTAACCGTCACTAAAAAAGGAAAGCAATTGCTCGATCTCGTCGATGATGAATTAACGTCGCCAGAGCTCACAGCTTCGTGGGAAAAGGAGCTTGAGGCAATCGCCAGGGGCAAAGGGAACGCTACAGCGTTTATGGCTAATATTCGCGAGAAAACAAAAACGCTTGTCACAAATGTTCGCAACAGCGACAAAACGTATGTTGCCCACAACCTAACAGGATCAAAATGTCCTGAATGTGGATCGCTCTTAAAAGAGAGAAACGGACGGAATGGCAAGATGCTCGTCTGTTCCAGCCGTGAATGCTCGTATCGAAGACAGAAAGATCCAATGCTGTCCAACCGCCGTTGCCCACAATGTAAAAAGAAAATGGAGATGCATAACGGAAAAGCCGGGCGCTATTTTCAATGCAAACGTTGCAATGTCGTCGAAAAGGCAGAGGATAAAAAGAAAAAAGTGAATAAGCGCGAAGAAAAAAAGCTATTGAATCAATATAAAAAAGAAGAGCCTCTTGGAAACAGCCTTGCTGACGCATTAAAGCAGGCAATGAAAGATAAAGAGTAA
- a CDS encoding ABC transporter ATP-binding protein: MLLKADFERIYYKENDPIIYDVQFTIEEGQWIGLLGSNGAGKSTTIKRLLSLHDGSQGTLTTKEGLRIGYIPERPIIYHALTFYEHLELCAAAYQLEDWQQEAERLIKLFEMEAAMHRYPTEFSKGMQQKLMIILAKLPTPHLYIVDEPFMGLDPIANDHLLHLLANEVTEGKSVLMCTHLIDIAEKYCERFIILGHKRMLASGTLTDIQTATGLHNGALMDCFRQLHQGGDPNARS; the protein is encoded by the coding sequence ATGCTGTTAAAAGCAGATTTTGAACGCATCTATTATAAGGAAAATGATCCGATCATCTATGATGTTCAGTTTACGATTGAAGAAGGACAATGGATAGGGCTGCTCGGAAGCAATGGCGCCGGGAAATCGACGACGATTAAGCGTCTGTTGTCACTCCACGATGGTTCTCAGGGAACGTTAACAACAAAAGAAGGATTGCGGATTGGGTACATTCCAGAGCGCCCGATCATTTATCATGCGCTGACCTTTTATGAGCACCTTGAGCTTTGTGCAGCGGCTTATCAGTTGGAAGATTGGCAACAAGAAGCCGAGCGACTCATCAAGCTTTTTGAAATGGAGGCAGCGATGCATCGTTATCCGACTGAATTTTCAAAAGGGATGCAGCAAAAGTTGATGATTATTCTCGCTAAGCTTCCAACACCGCATTTATATATCGTCGATGAGCCATTTATGGGACTAGATCCGATTGCCAACGATCACCTTCTCCACCTCCTTGCCAACGAAGTAACGGAAGGGAAAAGCGTGCTCATGTGTACACATTTAATTGATATAGCAGAAAAGTACTGTGAACGTTTTATAATCCTTGGTCATAAACGTATGCTGGCTTCAGGAACACTTACTGACATTCAAACTGCAACTGGTCTCCACAACGGCGCATTAATGGATTGTTTCCGTCAACTACATCAAGGAGGCGATCCGAATGCTCGCTCGTGA